A single region of the Metarhizium brunneum chromosome 6, complete sequence genome encodes:
- the COAD gene encoding Phosphopantetheine adenylyltransferase 1: MSCTDSANAPSLLLLPSPPDPATPDAVRAAYRRPLEAVISRLSHENRPNASRDIAPVLVVAVASPVLTRGNPAATSGHDARSVDWAPSQSLLADLYSLVAVICAEKSIATDLEADDPGAVDVRLLLIDHDQSAPSHYRPGPNGCYEANNTTVLDLAAFASLVRPWRHIFHPSSEAGYQLHAAYLKYAEGKQRFLQSQLVAVDGGLTLSQPASSQGTANDAASVSEPRTSRQRKHSAKSYTTVCLGGTFDHLHPGHKLFLHAAILLLNLQDNPSGEEPPCELVVGISSDELLAKKKYADQLQSWDVRSRSVINFLSTLLNWSTTSATAMKAVQAETKELHATFRNGRILVRCVDFHDLYGPTVKQESIQALVVSGETRSGGQAVNDKRHSQGWPILDIYEIDVLDAGIGPVEGSNGNTAAAGGNFESKISSTEIRKQKAQRLADSR; this comes from the coding sequence ATGTCTTGTACAGACTCTGCAAATGCACCCTCTCTTCTCCTCCTACCTTCGCCGCCAGACCCCGCAACCCCAGACGCAGTTCGAGCTGCTTACCGACGTCCCCTGGAAGCCGTCATCTCTCGACTAAGCCATGAAAATAGGCCAAATGCTTCTCGAGATATAGCACCCGTGCTAGTCGTTGCTGTCGCGTCACCAGTCCTAACCAGAGGGAATCCTGCGGCAACAAGCGGGCACGATGCGCGATCCGTAGATTGGGCACCTTCTCAATCTCTCCTGGCCGATTTGTACTCGTTGGTGGCAGTCATTTGCGCTGAAAAGTCAATTGCCACCGATTTGGAAGCCGACGACCCTGGTGCCGTCGATGTTCGACTGCTTCTCATTGACCACGATCAATCGGCTCCTTCACACTACCGGCCGGGGCCGAATGGATGCTACGAGGCAAACAACACGACTGTTTTGGACTTGGCGGCGTTTGCCTCGTTGGTTCGTCCGTGGAGGCACATATTCCATCCCAGCAGTGAGGCGGGCTATCAGCTGCACGCTGCTTATCTGAAGTACGCTGAAGGAAAGCAGAGGTTCCTTCAGAGTCAACTTGTAGCCGTTGACGGTGGTCTGACCTTGTCACAACCCGCCTCCTCACAAGGAACCGCAAACGACGCGGCTTCTGTGTCTGAGCCAAGAACATCCAGGCAACGGAAGCATTCCGCCAAAAGCTACACCACGGTGTGCCTCGGCGGGACATTCGACCATTTACATCCTGGTCACAAATTGTTTCTCCACGCTGCCATTCTCTTGTTAAATCTCCAAGACAATCCATCGGGTGAAGAGCCGCCATGTGAACTGGTAGTTGGCATCTCCAGCGACGAGTTGCTCGCCAAGAAAAAGTATGCCGACCAGCTTCAGTCGTGGGACGTTCGTTCTCGCTCCGTCATCAACTTCCTCTCCACACTTCTGAATTGGTCTACCACATCGGCGACGGCCATGAAGGCTGTGCAGGCCGAGACCAAGGAATTGCACGCCACCTTCCGAAACGGCCGCATTTTGGTGCGGTGCGTAGACTTCCACGACCTCTATGGGCCCACGGTCAAACAAGAGTCTATTCAGGCACTCGTCGTCTCTGGAGAGACTCGCAGTGGTGGCCAAGCTGTCAATGACAAGAGACACAGCCAAGGCTGGCCAATTCTAGACATCTACGAAATCGACGTCCTGGATGCCGGCATTGGTCCCGTAGAGGGTAGCAATGGCAACACGGCGGCTGCTGGTGGCAACTTTGAAAGCAAAATCAGCAGCACCGAGATTCGGAAACAAAAGGCGCAAAGGCTTGCAGATTCTCGTTGA
- the AMO gene encoding Peroxisomal primary amine oxidase: MAAPTMQQPELDTTSIPGYVIFPELNDKAPQATTGLRSQVHPLDQLSVYEISTTAKIIRDFASPKQIKFNCITLREPKKNEYAAFRSRTGPRPERRAFAIVLEQGTPNVAEVVVNLTKSKVEDWKPVHDVSPTLTLEDLDVMERIARADPRVIEVCREIGITDMSKVYLDAWAIGVDRRWGFERRLQQGLPYYRASEYDNQYAHPLDFTVVADTETEEVLSVDVRRVNGERTKVPLEQHNYLPEFISDGYEPHKLKPIDITQPEGVSFQMKGNEIHWANYKMHIGFNYREGIVLSDVRIHDPYENRERTLFNRISVVEMVVPYGNPDPPHHKKHAFDVGEYGSGLMTNSLKLGCDCKGAIHYLDGIVSTSKGQAAVIENAICIHEEDNGLLYKHTDFRDANVISARDRKLIISQIITAANYEYGFYHTFMLDGTYKLEMKLTGMLNTYCMHSSETAAPYGTEVAPGINAHNHQHIFSLRVDPEIDGPNNSILQSDAVSSDAPVGSPENPYGNGFYCKKTLLRTAKEAAVNYCHETQRAWDIINPNKINESCKKPIGYKIINNSCPPLLAKPGSVVYKRAAFARKSLWVVPYKDYELFPAGDYVCQSTGEENHPYNQSVLDWSNRDEPIENTDIVCYMQFGLTHFPRCEDFPIMPAEPVGIMIRASNFFQKNPALWVQPSQIKNDTSSRNAFSSSDCCGVAKSNPSSRL, encoded by the exons ATGGCTGCCCCCACCATGCAACAGCCAGAGTTGGATACCACCTCAATACCAGGTTATGTCATCTTTCCAGAGCTCAACGACAAGGCACCACAGGCCACAACCGGACTTCGGTCACAAGTCCATCCTTTAG ATCAACTCTCGGTGTACGAAATCTCCACAACTGCAAAAATCATTCGTGATTTTGCTAGCCCCAAGCAAATCAAGTTCAACTGCATTACTCTTCGCGAGCCCAAAAAGAACGAGTATGCTGCATTCCGATCGAGAACGGGTCCTCGCCCAGAGAGACGTGCTTTTGCTATCGTCCTCGAGCAGGGCACTCCTAACGTTGCCGAGGTTGTTGTCAACTTGACAAAGTCAAAAGTCGAAGACTGGAAGCCGGTGCATGATGTGAGCCCAACCCTGACTCTGGAAGATCTTGATGTTATGGAACGCATCGCTCGCGCCGACCCCCGAGTCATCGAGGTTTGCCGTGAGATTGGCATCACCGACATGTCCAAGGTCTATCTTGACGCCTGGGCCATTGGTGTTGATCGCCGATGGGGCTTCGAGCGTCGTCTCCAGCAGGGTCTTCCTTATTACAGAGCCTCTGAATACGACAACCAGTACGCTCACCCGCTCGACTTCACTGTTGTTGCAGACACCGAGACGGAAGAGGTCTTGAGCGTTGATGTTCGCCGTGTCAACGGTGAGCGCACAAAGGTGCCGCTTGAGCAGCACAACTATCTCCCGGAGTTCATCAGCGACGGCTACGAACCACACAAGCTCAAGCCCATCGATATCACCCAGCCTGAGGGAGTATCTTTCCAGATGAAGGGCAATGAGATCCATTGGGCCAACTACAAAATGCACATTGGCTTCAATTACAGAGAGGGGATTGTCTTGTCCGACGTTAGAATTCACGACCCCTACGAGAATCGCGAGCGAACTCTGTTTAATCGCATCAGCGTTGTTGAAATGGTTGTCCCATACGGAAATCCAGATCCTCCTCATCACAAAAAGCATGCCTTTGACGTTGGCGAATACGGCTCCGGTCTCATGACGAACTCTCTGAAGCTCGGATGTGACTGCAAGGGCGCTATCCACTATCTCGACGGCATTGTTTCTACCTCCAAAGGCCAGGCAGCCGTTATCGAAAATGCGATTTGTATACATGAGGAAGATAATGGACTGTTATACAAGCATACCGACTTCCGTGATGCCAATGTCATCTCGGCTCGTGACCGCAAGCTCATTATTTCACAAATCATCACGGCTGCCAACTACGAGTACGGCTTCTACCACACCTTTATGCTTGACGGCACGTATAAGCTGGAAATGAAGCTTACTGGTATGCTCAACACGTATTGCATGCACAGCTCGGAGACTGCTGCTCCCTACGGCACGGAAGTTGCGCCCGGCATCAACGCGCACAATCACCAGCACATCTTCTCTCTTCGCGTTGACCCCGAAATCGACGGACCCAACAACTCCATTCTCCAGAGCGATGCTGTCTCTTCTGATGCCCCAGTCGGGTCTCCCGAGAACCCATACGGCAACGGCTTCTACTGCAAAAAGACATTGCTGCGAACGGCCAAAGAGGCTGCCGTCAACTACTGCCACGAGACTCAGCGTGCCTGGGACATCATTAACCCCAACAAGATCAACGAGTCTTGCAAGAAGCCCATTGGCTACAAGATCATCAACAACAGCTGCCCGCCGCTGCTTGCCAAGCCCGGCAGCGTCGTCTACAAGCGCGCCGCCTTTGCGCGCAAGAGTCTCTGGGTTGTGCCCTACAAGGACTACGAGCTCTTCCCTGCAGGCGACTATGTCTGCCAGTCCACGGGTGAGGAGAACCACCCGTACAACCAGAGCGTGCTTGACTGGTCAAATCGGGATGAGCCGATTGAAAACACGGATATCGTGTGCTACATGCAGTTCGGACTCACTCACTTCCCCCGCTGCGAGGACTTCCCCATTATGCCTGCCGAGCCGGTTGGCATTATGATCCGTGCCAGCAATTTCTTCCAGAAGAACCCTGCATTGTGGGTACAGCCGTCACAAATCAAGAACGATACGTCTTCACGAAATGCATTTTCGTCAAGTGACTGCTGTGGCGTAGCCAAGTCAAATCCTTCGTCTCGCTTGTGA